The following DNA comes from Actinomycetota bacterium.
CCCGAAGCGCTACATCGACGTGGTGAGGGAGGCGGCGGCGGCCGGCGGCGCCTGGCTGGACGCCGACACCCACGTCAGCCCGCGCTCCTACGACGCGGCCCTGCGCTCGGCCGGGGCGGCCCTGGAGGGACTGGAGCGCATCTTCGCCGGGGAGATCGACAACGCCTTCTGCCTGGCGCGGCCGCCCGGCCACCATGCCACCGCCACGCGGGGCATGGGCTTCTGTCTCTTCAACAACAACGCGGTGGCCAGCCGTTTTGCCATGGAAAAATATGGGATAGAGCGCATCTTCATACTGGACTGGGACGCCCATCACGGCAACGGCATCCAGGACATCTTCTACGAGGACGACCGCGTCCTCTACGTCTCCCTCCACCAGTACCCCCATTACCCGGGTTCCGGGGGCTACCACGAGACGGGAAGGGGAAGGGGGGAGGGGTACACGGTCAACTTCCCCCTCCCGGCGCGCAGCGGCGAGGACGTCTACCTGGCCGCCTTCGACGAGGTCATCATCCCCCTGGCCCGCAAGTACCGACCCCAGCTGGTGCTCATCTCGGCGGGTTACGACGCGCATTTCAACGACCCCCTCTGTTCCATGCTCCTCAAGGCCACCACTTACGCGGAGATGGCGGCGCGACTGAAGTCCCTGGCGGAGGAGTGCTGCGAGGGGAGGATGATGGCCGTCCTGGAGGGCGGTTACGACCTCGACGGCATCTCGCGCTCCATCGCCAACACCATAGCCGTTTTCGCGGGGGAGGACCTGCGCGTCGAGGACGAGGGGGTGCTGGGGGGCGGGATGCCTACCTCGGCGAGGGGGAAGGACATCGTGGAGGCGACGCGGAAGGCCATCTCGCCCTACTGGGAAATATAAATATCACCCCGAAAACCTCGCCGACCGCGGCTTCACCGGACGCGTTTCCCTAGTGCTCGCCTTCCCCCGTGGTTCGGGAACGCCGCGAACGCCAGCGGCGGGCTTCAAGACCGCGGCTACCCCCGCTCACGAGCCGACCCTCGCGCGCGAAACCCGTCCCTCCCGGCAGGGGTGACCGCAGCTGCAGGGCAGCGGCGTTGTGTGCCGTGCCGTTGTGCTATATTAGTTTTGTCGGGTGAAGCGAGAGGAGGAAGGGAAGACCGCGCGCGTTTAGGGGGTAAGATGGACGTCCAGACTCTCCTGCAGTACATGGTGGACAAGCAGGCCTCGGACCTGCATATCAAGGCGGGGGGACCGCCCTATTTCCGTGTCGACGGGCAGTTGATAAAGTCTGATTTTCCGAGACTTTCGCCCACCGACACGGTGGAGGCCGCCTACGCCCTGATGAACGAGAAGCAGGCAAAGAAATTCGCCGAGCGCAACGAGGTGGATTTCGCTTACAGCATCGCGGGCCTGGGGAGGTTCCGCGCCAACATCTTCAAGCAGAGGGGCACGGTGGGGATCGCCATCCGCCGCGTCCTCACCACCTCGGTGCCCTCCTTCGAGGAGCTCGGGTTGCCTCCCGTCCTGCGCCGCCTCTCCCTGGAGAGGCGCGGCCTCATCCTGGTGACGGGGCCGGCGGGAGCCGGGAAGACCACCACCCTGGCCGCCATCATCGACTACATCAACAGCAACGAGCAGATGAACATCATCACCATCGAGGACCCCATCGAGGTCCTGCACGTGGACAAGAAGAGCATCATCCACCAGAGGGAGATAGGCACGGACACCGAGAGCTACGCGGAGGCCCTGAAGTACATCACCCGGCAGGACCCTGACGTCATCCTCATAGGCGAGATGCGCGACCCCGAGACGGTGACCGCGGCCATGAGCGTGGCCATGACGGGACACCTGGTGCTCTCCACCTTCCATACCATCGACACCACGGAGACGGTCAACCGCATCATAGACTTCTTCCCGCCCCAGCAGCAGAAGCAGATCCGGCTCACCCTGGCCAGCGTGCTCAAGGGGGTCATCTCGCAGCGGCTGCTCCCCCTGAAGGACCACAGCGGAAGGGTGCCCGCGGTGGAGGTGCTGGTGATGACGGGGCGCATGGCCGAAGCGCTCATCAACGAGGAGCCGACCACCGTGATGCGGGAGATCATCGCCGAGGGGGAGTTCTACGGCATGCAGACCTTCGACCAGTCCCTGGTGGACCTCTACCGATACGGGCTGGTGGATTTCAAGACGGCGCTCTCCGCCTCCACCACGCCGCATGACTTCGCCCTGGCGGTGAAGCAACTGGGCCTGGAGGTGGAGGAGGATCTGCTCAGCAAGTAAGCCCGGGAAGGATAAAGCGGCCCCCTTTCGGCGGAGAGGTATCGCCCGGGCCCGCATCCGCGCTTATTTTCCATAAAATACCATGTGATGCCGTGCGGCACCGCCCTCGCGCGTTGAGGACGCGCGGAGGGGGCGGAAGCGAGGCCGCCGCTCCGCGGGCGCGGGAGGCCTCTTCCCGCCGCGCAGGTCCTCACGGCCTGGGGGGGTTCTCCGCGGAGGGGGTGCAGGCGGGCGGGAGCGCAGACGGCCGGGCGGGCATGATGGCCGAGCCGGAGCCGTGGTCCTGCCGGCGGGGATGCAGGGGGGCGGCGACGATAACCGGTCAAGAATCCTGGTCTATAATTGATGCATGTCGTCGCGGGGGATGTCTTTGCGTGGAGTCCGCGCCGTGTGTCTCGCCCTGCTGGTCACGGCGTTCTTCCTGGCGGTCGCGCTTGCGCGCCGTGGCGGCGGCGGGGAGCGGCCGGGGTCCTCTTCCCTCCTGGCCTGGGAGGAGATCGAGCCGGCGAGGCTGTTCTGAGCGCACCTGCCGGGAAGGATGGTGAGGGGCGTCGTGGAGCCGTTGGGGAACCCGGCGGGAAAGGCGGTTAACGGCGCGGGAGGCGCCCGGGACCCCGCAGGGGCCGGCGCCGCCGCGCCCGGTGACCCGGAGTCGTGCATGATGTCGGTACGGGTGGCATGCATATGCGGTTGCGCGCGCCCGCCGCGTCCCTTGCATGCGCGGGAGTCGCGGGGATGAAGGTCGTCATCCTGGGAGCGGCAGGGAGATCGGGGCAGGCGGTGCGCGCCGCCCTCCTTTCCCTGCCCGGTATCGACGGTGTCATCCTGGCGGACCGCGAGGCGGAGATGTTGAACAGGCTGGCCGCCCTGCCGGCCCCCTTTCCCGTTTCCCCCCGCTTCCTGGACGCGGAGGACGCGAGGAGCCTGCGCGAGCGCATCGCCGAGGCCGACGTGGCGATCGGGTGTCTCGGGCCGGCCTACCGCTGCGAGGAGAAGGTGGTGGAGGCCGTGCTGGAAACGGGACGGGATTACATCTCGCTCGGCGACGATACCCGTGCCTACCGGGAGTCGCTCTCGCGGGATGAGGAGGCCCGCCGCAGGGGGGTGAGGATCTTCCTCGCATGCGGCGTTGCGCCGGGACTTTCCGGCCTGCTTTCCCGCCGGGCCTGCGCCCTCGTGGAGCGGGTCCGCGGCGTGGCGTTTTACTGGTCCCTGCAGGGACTGCTCTCCATGGGGGACGCGGCGGTGGCGCAGATGGCGCACTCCTTCACGGGAAAGGCGGCCGTGCTGCGGGCGCGGAGGGAGGAGACGGTGAGGGCCGGCGGCTGGGCGGAAGCGGTGGAGTTCCCGCCCCCGGCGGGAAGGCGCCTCTTGCGCTACCTGGACCACCCGGAGCCGCTCACGGTGCCGCGTTTCGCGCCCGAGGCCGAGGACGCCTGGTTCAAGGCGGGAGCGGGAGACGGCGGCGATGAGCTCATCCTCCACACCCTTGCCTGGTTGGAGGAGGGATACCGCGATCTCTGCTGGCACGCCGTGCGCCTGGCGGCCGCAAGGGGAAGGCGCACGGGAGAGCCCTGCCCTTTCTCGCTGCGGGTCGCCGTGGAGGGGGTGAGGCGGGGGGAGCCGCGACGCGTGAGCCTGGGGGTGAACGGGGATTACTACCGCTTGAGCGGAACGGCGGCGGCGGAGGCGGTGCGCCGCATGGCGGGAGGCGGGTTGCCGGGACCCGGCGTGCACGCCCTGGACGAGTGCCTGGACGACCGCGTTTTCCTGGAAAGCCTGCACCGCGCCGGGGCGCGTTTTTTTCTCGCGGAGGAGAGACCATCGCGCGGAGATGCGTACGGCCCGCACGGCGGAGACGTCGCGTGGCGGGAGGAGGATGAGGGACCGGGAAGGAGATGAGGGACCGGGAAGAGGACGGGACACGGGGAAGAGGATAAGGCCCGGGAAATGGAGTGGGACCAAGGGAAGGAGGACGGGGTCCGGGGGAACGGACGAGGGCCCTGCGTAGGGTGGCGGCGCGCTCGGGAAACGGGCGGGGGCGGGGACACGCTCCCTGCAGTTGGGAGAAGCGACCCGGCGGATGTCGCATGGTTACGGCACACGCTTACGGGCCCCGTCAGGCGTCACTCCTCTCGGCGGTGCACGCGGGCGCCGTCACGCTTCCCGGCAAGAGGCGGTATCTATCCGGCAGGCGCTTGCCGGGTTGAAGAAGGCCAAGGGACCACCCCGGTATCCTTACACCCCGGGCTGAATCGACACGAGGAAAGGGGTGGCCTTCCGGCCGATGCTGTAACGGGGCTTACGGGGTACTGATATAATTTATTATCCGCTTGTTTGAGAAGGCGGTGCTTGCAGGCGAGGACGGCGCGGGCGCGGCGACGGCCGGCCCCGGGTCGCGGACGGAGGCAGCAGCCCGGCGTAGCGGCGCCGTGAAAGGCGAGGAGGCAGCTCGTGAGAGGGAGGGCGGCAAGATGAGGATACTGGTCACCGGGGGAGCGGGTTTCATAGGCTCTCACCTGTGCGAGCGCCTGGTGTCCCAGGGCCACGAGGTCTTCTGCCTGGACAACCTGTGCACTGGCAGCGTGGAAAACCTGGAGCACCTGCAGGGCGCGCCGAACTTCCGCTTCATCCTCGCCGACGTGACGGAACCGCTGGGCCTCATAGTGGACGCCGTCTTCCACCTCGCCAGTCCCGCCAGTCCCAGGGATTACGGCAGGCTGGTGGTGGAGACCATGCTGGCCAACTCGCTGGGCACCTACCAGACGCTGGAGGTGGCGAGAAAGAGCGGCGCCCGCTACCTCCTGGCCTCGACTTCGGAGGTCTACGGGGACCCCCTGCGCGTGCCGCAGGACGAGGGCTATTACGGCAACGTCAACCCCGTGGGGCCACGCTCGTGCTACGACGAGTCCAAGCGCTTCGCGGAGGCGCTCACCGCCTCCTACCGTCGCATCCATGGCCTGCATACGGTCATCCTGCGCATCTTCAACACCTACGGGCCGCGCATGCGCCGGGAGGACGGAAGGGTTATTCCCAATTTCATCCAGCAGGCGCTCGCCGGGGAACCCCTCACCGTTTACGGCGACGGTGCCCAGACGCGCAGCTTCTGCTACATCGACGACATGGTGGAGGGGCTGTGCCGCGCCCTGGCGAGCGAGGAGGCCGCGGGGGAGGTCATCAACCTGGGGAGCGACGAGGAGATGACCGTGCTGGAGCTGGCCGAAAAGATCAGGGAATGCCTCGCCTCACCGTCGCCCACGACCTTCCTTCCCCTTCCCGAGGACGATCCCCAGAGGCGCAGGCCCGACCTCGCGAAGGCGCGGCGTATCCTGGGCTGGGAGCCCGTCACCGACCTCGGGGAAGGCCTGCGCAGGACGGCGGAATGGTTCAGGAAGGAACTGGCGAAGGAGGTGGAAAAAAGTGGGGGTTGAGGAGGAACGGTACCGGGACATATTGCGGGCGCGTTCCGACCCCTCCACCTATTACGCGCTGCTGGGGATGAAGGTCATCGAGCTGGAGGAGGGGAGGTCCCGTCTCTCCATGGATGTCCGCAGGGAACTGCTCAACGCCGGTGGCATCGTGCACGGCGGGGCGCTGGCCTCCCTCGCCGACGCCTCCATCGCCGCGGCGCTGGCCACCACCGTCGATCACGCCAGGGAGAGGATGTCCACCGTGGAGATGAAGATAAACTACCTCTCGCCGGTGCGGGACGGGCGCATCACCTGCAGCGGCCGGGTCATCCAGAGGGGAAGGTCGATCGCCGTGGGAGAGGCCTGCGTGTACGACGGCGAGGAGAGGATGGTGGCGAAGGCCACGGCGACCTTCATGATAAGGGAGAAGTAGGGGAAGAAACCACCGCAGGAGAATACCCGTAGGGGTTGTATCCGCAGGGGATGGACAGTATCTTCCCGCAACCGCCCGGCCCGCTTGTTCCGGGCCCTGCACCGGACCGCATTCGGCCTACGGGCCGCCCAGCCGGTATATGCGGTGCAGCATCCAGGCGTCGTTTCCCTGGTCGTAGCTCAAGAGATAGAGGTCACCGTCGTCCGCACGCACCCGGAAACAGGCCCGCCTCTCGCGGCTGGTCTCGTCCTCCTCGAACCAGCTCCCCTCGATGTCCATGACCGAGAACTCCCTTCCGTAGAGGGTGAAACTCAAGGGGCGCTCGTTGCTGCGGAAACCGGAGTAGCATTTCACCTGCACGGGGAAGTTCGCTTCCTCGGCACGTGGGATCCAGGATCGTCCCGCCTCGCTCAACCTTCGCTCCTCCTGAATATAAAGAACCCCAATGTTCACTCACGCTAATATATCACAGGGGTGGCGGGAATCAACCCCTTTTACGCGGACTTTGCACGAAAGTCACACGGGATCCACACGGGGTCTACGGGTATGGCCGGTGCGCGAGAGGCCGCTTTTCGCGCCGCCGCATCACGCCGTTGCAACGTGACGGCGGACTCTCCGAAAGCGGTTGCGGCCAGGGATCCGGCCCTCGCCGCACGGGAGGCTCGGAAGGCGGGTCAGGCCTCTTCCGCCAGCGGCCTGGCCGGTAGCAGTTTCTCCTCGCGTTCCAGGTCCTTG
Coding sequences within:
- a CDS encoding SDR family oxidoreductase, whose product is MRILVTGGAGFIGSHLCERLVSQGHEVFCLDNLCTGSVENLEHLQGAPNFRFILADVTEPLGLIVDAVFHLASPASPRDYGRLVVETMLANSLGTYQTLEVARKSGARYLLASTSEVYGDPLRVPQDEGYYGNVNPVGPRSCYDESKRFAEALTASYRRIHGLHTVILRIFNTYGPRMRREDGRVIPNFIQQALAGEPLTVYGDGAQTRSFCYIDDMVEGLCRALASEEAAGEVINLGSDEEMTVLELAEKIRECLASPSPTTFLPLPEDDPQRRRPDLAKARRILGWEPVTDLGEGLRRTAEWFRKELAKEVEKSGG
- a CDS encoding histone deacetylase, whose translation is MSSTAVFFDPLYLEHDNGFGHPERAERLEAAMRVLRSTGLADRVSILSPRDAAVEEIELVHPKRYIDVVREAAAAGGAWLDADTHVSPRSYDAALRSAGAALEGLERIFAGEIDNAFCLARPPGHHATATRGMGFCLFNNNAVASRFAMEKYGIERIFILDWDAHHGNGIQDIFYEDDRVLYVSLHQYPHYPGSGGYHETGRGRGEGYTVNFPLPARSGEDVYLAAFDEVIIPLARKYRPQLVLISAGYDAHFNDPLCSMLLKATTYAEMAARLKSLAEECCEGRMMAVLEGGYDLDGISRSIANTIAVFAGEDLRVEDEGVLGGGMPTSARGKDIVEATRKAISPYWEI
- a CDS encoding saccharopine dehydrogenase NADP-binding domain-containing protein; the protein is MKVVILGAAGRSGQAVRAALLSLPGIDGVILADREAEMLNRLAALPAPFPVSPRFLDAEDARSLRERIAEADVAIGCLGPAYRCEEKVVEAVLETGRDYISLGDDTRAYRESLSRDEEARRRGVRIFLACGVAPGLSGLLSRRACALVERVRGVAFYWSLQGLLSMGDAAVAQMAHSFTGKAAVLRARREETVRAGGWAEAVEFPPPAGRRLLRYLDHPEPLTVPRFAPEAEDAWFKAGAGDGGDELILHTLAWLEEGYRDLCWHAVRLAAARGRRTGEPCPFSLRVAVEGVRRGEPRRVSLGVNGDYYRLSGTAAAEAVRRMAGGGLPGPGVHALDECLDDRVFLESLHRAGARFFLAEERPSRGDAYGPHGGDVAWREEDEGPGRR
- a CDS encoding type IV pilus twitching motility protein PilT, yielding MDVQTLLQYMVDKQASDLHIKAGGPPYFRVDGQLIKSDFPRLSPTDTVEAAYALMNEKQAKKFAERNEVDFAYSIAGLGRFRANIFKQRGTVGIAIRRVLTTSVPSFEELGLPPVLRRLSLERRGLILVTGPAGAGKTTTLAAIIDYINSNEQMNIITIEDPIEVLHVDKKSIIHQREIGTDTESYAEALKYITRQDPDVILIGEMRDPETVTAAMSVAMTGHLVLSTFHTIDTTETVNRIIDFFPPQQQKQIRLTLASVLKGVISQRLLPLKDHSGRVPAVEVLVMTGRMAEALINEEPTTVMREIIAEGEFYGMQTFDQSLVDLYRYGLVDFKTALSASTTPHDFALAVKQLGLEVEEDLLSK
- a CDS encoding PaaI family thioesterase, which codes for MGVEEERYRDILRARSDPSTYYALLGMKVIELEEGRSRLSMDVRRELLNAGGIVHGGALASLADASIAAALATTVDHARERMSTVEMKINYLSPVRDGRITCSGRVIQRGRSIAVGEACVYDGEERMVAKATATFMIREK